The Bubalus bubalis isolate 160015118507 breed Murrah chromosome 18, NDDB_SH_1, whole genome shotgun sequence genome contains a region encoding:
- the LOC102401562 gene encoding free fatty acid receptor 2-like: MAPSPQNLGLLLVYFLSFLFGLPANLLALWAFVGCVCQPHPTPIHILLLSLTLADLLLLLLLLLLFKMVEAVHNFAWPLENTLCALTGFGFYCGIYCSTWLLVGISVERYCSVAFPVQYKLNRRPVYGVIAAVAIWILSFGHCRVVIIVQYLPTNSSREANSRPVCYDNFTQEQLRVVLLVRLELCLPFFFIPMGVTIFCYWRLVRILLSQSQVVTRKHWRTVALVVATLFNFLVCFRPYNVSHVVVFFHKTSERWRVCAVMLTALNACIDPLILYFSSSAVHRAFDKRLQSGGASLAGYWRRQAGQPTAERGNGSLGAAI, encoded by the coding sequence ATGGCCCCAAGTCCCCAAAACCTGGGACTTCTCCTTGTCTACTTTCTATCTTTCCTCTTCGGCCTCCCTGCCAACCTCCTGGCGCTGTGGGCCTTCGTGGGGTGCGtgtgccagccccaccccacacccatcCACATCCTCCTGCTCAGCCTGACGCTGGCCgacctcctcctgctgctgctgctgctgctgctcttcaaGATGGTTGAGGCTGTGCATAATTTCGCCTGGCCCCTGGAGAACACGCTCTGTGCCCTCACAGGTTTCGGCTTCTACTGTGGCATCTACTGCAGCACGTGGCTGCTGGTGGGCATCAGCGTGGAGCGCTACTGCAGCGTGGCTTTCCCCGTGCAGTACAAGCTGAACCGCCGGCCCGTGTACGGAGTGATCGCTGCCGTGGCCATCTGGATCTTGTCCTTCGGACACTGTAGAGTTGTGATCATTGTCCAGTACTTACCAACCAACTCGTCGCGGGAGGCCAACAGCCGCCCTGTCTGCTATGACAACTTCACCCAAGAGCAGCTGCGCGTGGTGCTTCTGGTGCGGCTGGAACTCTGCCTCCCCTTCTTTTTCATCCCCATGGGGGTCACCATCTTCTGTTACTGGCGTTTGGTGCGAATCCTTCTCTCCCAGTCGCAAGTGGTGACCCGGAAGCACTGGAGAACTGTGGCGCTGGTTGTTGCGACGCTGTTCAATTTCCTGGTCTGTTTCCGGCCCTACAATGTATCTCACGTGGTGGTGTTCTTCCATAAGACCAGCGAAAGGTGGCGGGTCTGCGCCGTGATGCTCACAGCTCTCAATGCCTGCATCGACcctttgattttgtatttctccTCCTCAGCTGTGCACAGAGCCTTTGATAAAAGGCTGCAGAGCGGGGGCGCCTCCCTGGCAGGGTACTGGAGGAGGCAAGCCGGACAGCCAACTGCAGAGAGAGGAAATGGGAGCTTAGGTGCGGCCATATGA